In the Prochlorococcus sp. MIT 1307 genome, one interval contains:
- a CDS encoding biotin transporter BioY, with protein sequence MRALAIWSGALAALMMMMVGGFTPTALILPGLDFTPKAVPLASTFQVPALLLSALVFGPRAAVIATLAYLVIGLFYMPIFHEGGSLNYLASPGFGYLTGFIPAAWISGRLLQQSKSIDLITLALCALAGIIILQIWGGLYLIIGSAIGSWQETLPELLFSYSIAPLPSQILLCPAIGVLSIALRGLLFIA encoded by the coding sequence GTGCGAGCTTTGGCAATTTGGAGCGGTGCACTTGCAGCTCTCATGATGATGATGGTAGGGGGTTTCACTCCTACTGCATTGATCCTGCCAGGACTAGATTTCACTCCAAAAGCAGTTCCTCTTGCTAGTACCTTCCAAGTACCCGCTCTACTGCTCTCAGCTCTTGTTTTCGGCCCAAGAGCTGCTGTAATAGCCACATTGGCTTATTTAGTTATTGGCCTTTTTTATATGCCAATATTTCATGAGGGCGGAAGTCTCAATTATCTGGCAAGTCCTGGTTTCGGGTATCTAACTGGTTTTATACCAGCTGCTTGGATAAGCGGTCGTCTTTTACAGCAAAGCAAGAGTATTGATTTAATTACTCTTGCCTTATGTGCTTTAGCTGGAATAATCATTCTACAAATTTGGGGAGGACTTTATTTAATAATTGGTTCGGCAATAGGTAGTTGGCAAGAGACTCTACCTGAACTTCTATTTAGCTATTCAATCGCTCCTTTACCTTCCCAAATACTCCTATGTCCAGCCATAGGAGTTTTATCAATTGCATTAAGAGGTTTACTTTTTATCGCATGA
- a CDS encoding nucleoside deaminase, whose amino-acid sequence MFKLLTRAQNIGLYGEVPISAVILDSKGHCIGRGSNCREREKDPLGHAELIALKQASLIQNDWRFNNCTLIVTLEPCPMCAGALIQARMGQIIYGASDLKRGALGGSLNLAKEKSAHHKMIVKGGILSEDVRLQLEQWFKLRRKSKLKN is encoded by the coding sequence ATGTTCAAGCTCCTTACAAGAGCTCAAAATATTGGTTTGTATGGGGAGGTTCCGATAAGTGCTGTCATACTTGATAGTAAAGGCCATTGCATAGGCCGTGGAAGCAACTGCAGAGAGAGAGAAAAAGATCCCCTTGGGCATGCAGAGCTCATTGCTCTTAAGCAAGCATCTCTAATACAAAACGACTGGAGGTTCAATAATTGCACCTTAATCGTTACTTTAGAACCTTGTCCAATGTGTGCAGGAGCACTCATTCAGGCAAGAATGGGACAAATCATTTATGGGGCTTCAGACCTAAAAAGAGGCGCTTTAGGTGGTTCACTAAATTTAGCCAAGGAAAAAAGTGCTCACCACAAGATGATTGTCAAAGGTGGAATTTTGAGTGAAGATGTAAGATTACAACTTGAACAATGGTTCAAGTTAAGGCGTAAATCCAAACTTAAAAACTAG
- a CDS encoding pitrilysin family protein, with amino-acid sequence MKEAPLTCLDLWFKAGSSNEWPGEEGIAHFLEHMVFKGSNNNDAGEFDRKIEALGGSSNAATGFDDVHFHVLVPPKVVAPALDLLLDLVLQPALLPSAYAMEREVVLEEIAQQNDQPDEKAFQKLLSTCWCDHSYGRPILGYKKSLKQSTPEQMRSFHRRLYTAENCCLSIAGALPQNIDKLIEKSLLSQLEKSSKPDLATKTSTNIPFQKLRQEFEVPRLESSRLLMAWPIAPAKEQKIIMGADIATSLLAEGRCSRLVKHLREDLQIVETIDMDVTSLEKGGLILLEACCREENLDRVEEEIHKILGESINSFPKKHELDRACHLVRNGHCFNLEATSQVAALAGAQTLWERPQGLLEPLEYIDYWSGSKLKDEIFCQLKPELSCTLIAKPSEVES; translated from the coding sequence ATGAAAGAGGCTCCACTGACTTGTCTGGACCTCTGGTTTAAAGCAGGCAGTTCCAATGAATGGCCTGGAGAAGAAGGCATTGCACACTTTCTTGAACACATGGTCTTCAAAGGAAGTAATAACAATGATGCAGGAGAGTTTGATAGAAAGATTGAAGCACTTGGTGGTAGCAGCAATGCTGCTACTGGGTTTGATGACGTACATTTTCATGTACTTGTACCACCCAAGGTAGTCGCACCAGCATTAGACCTTTTACTGGACCTTGTACTACAACCGGCTCTTCTTCCAAGTGCCTACGCAATGGAAAGAGAAGTAGTACTTGAAGAAATAGCCCAACAGAATGATCAACCAGATGAAAAAGCCTTTCAAAAATTATTGAGTACTTGTTGGTGTGACCATTCATATGGGAGGCCCATCCTTGGATACAAGAAAAGTCTCAAACAAAGTACCCCTGAACAAATGAGAAGTTTTCATCGTCGGCTTTATACCGCTGAGAACTGTTGCCTATCAATTGCCGGAGCCCTCCCCCAAAATATAGATAAATTGATTGAAAAGAGTTTGCTCTCACAATTAGAGAAAAGTTCCAAGCCAGATTTAGCCACCAAAACCTCTACAAACATTCCATTTCAAAAGCTCAGACAAGAGTTTGAAGTTCCTCGGCTCGAATCATCGCGATTGTTAATGGCATGGCCCATAGCCCCTGCTAAGGAACAAAAAATTATTATGGGTGCTGATATTGCTACTTCACTTCTGGCTGAAGGCCGCTGCAGTCGCCTTGTAAAACACCTAAGAGAAGATCTACAAATAGTCGAAACTATTGATATGGATGTAACTTCCTTAGAAAAAGGTGGATTAATTTTACTTGAAGCTTGTTGTAGAGAAGAAAACTTGGACAGAGTTGAAGAAGAAATTCATAAAATCCTGGGCGAAAGTATAAATTCATTCCCCAAAAAACATGAACTAGATCGAGCTTGTCACCTCGTCAGGAATGGTCATTGCTTCAATCTTGAAGCAACAAGCCAAGTAGCAGCTCTAGCTGGTGCACAAACCCTTTGGGAACGTCCTCAAGGTCTACTTGAGCCCTTGGAATACATCGATTATTGGTCAGGTTCGAAACTTAAAGATGAAATTTTTTGTCAGCTAAAACCTGAACTTAGTTGCACATTAATTGCCAAGCCTTCTGAAGTCGAATCATGA
- a CDS encoding pyridoxal phosphate-dependent decarboxylase family protein, protein MAGNKHIKPGPSLEPFASPDHLDLELQSFLEDASSRLCDWFGKASQNGPLPALSVMPGVAPALDGLTRKALLDDLQLIMDGAFQPSHPGSLAHLDPPPLTASIVADLICAGLNNNLLAEELSPSLSRLERMLCQWFTKRLGMPPQSGGVAASGGSLSNLMALVVARQYLGLQNEPKAVVLASEDAHVCLAKAVRVMGLDEDALQKVGTNNEGQISIELLQSHLNRLRSEGRKCFVLVATAGTTVRGAIDPLVELGRFCAREDLWFHVDGAIGGIFALSKQTNSIVNGISSADSVTINPQKLLGITKASSLLLVANRLNLIQTFSTGLPYIEPAWGEDAHGGEMGIQGTRPAEVLKLWLGLRQLGEKGIERLLKDSIDRRRSFQKQLDVSKLSVITGPLHLISCTPKSFNQNQSARWSKETRRSLLDEKFMLSRPFHNDRYYLKAVMGNPHTQLTHLSKLANLLNHSVGI, encoded by the coding sequence TTGGCTGGTAACAAACATATAAAGCCAGGTCCTTCATTAGAACCGTTTGCTTCTCCTGATCATTTAGATCTAGAGCTGCAATCGTTTCTCGAAGATGCCTCATCTCGCCTTTGCGATTGGTTCGGAAAAGCAAGTCAGAATGGCCCATTGCCAGCACTTAGTGTCATGCCAGGGGTGGCACCTGCGCTTGATGGTTTGACGAGAAAAGCTCTTTTGGATGATTTGCAATTAATTATGGATGGAGCATTTCAACCATCTCATCCAGGGTCATTAGCTCATTTAGATCCACCTCCTTTAACAGCATCGATAGTCGCAGATTTGATATGTGCTGGTCTTAATAACAACCTTTTGGCAGAAGAACTTTCTCCTAGCCTTTCGAGACTAGAGAGAATGCTTTGCCAATGGTTCACTAAACGTCTTGGAATGCCACCTCAATCAGGCGGTGTTGCGGCCAGCGGTGGAAGCCTTAGCAATCTTATGGCGTTAGTCGTAGCTCGTCAGTATTTAGGTCTACAGAATGAACCTAAAGCTGTCGTTTTAGCGAGTGAAGATGCACATGTGTGTTTAGCAAAGGCAGTCAGAGTAATGGGCCTTGATGAAGACGCTTTACAAAAGGTAGGTACCAATAATGAGGGTCAGATTTCAATTGAGTTACTCCAATCCCATTTAAATAGGCTGAGATCTGAAGGTAGAAAATGTTTTGTTTTGGTAGCAACTGCAGGTACAACTGTGCGTGGGGCGATTGATCCGTTAGTAGAACTAGGTCGATTTTGTGCTCGAGAAGATCTTTGGTTTCATGTCGATGGTGCTATCGGAGGAATCTTCGCGCTATCGAAACAAACCAATTCGATTGTTAATGGTATTTCTTCAGCCGATTCGGTGACTATTAACCCACAGAAGCTTTTAGGGATTACAAAGGCATCATCGTTGTTGCTTGTAGCTAACCGATTAAATTTAATTCAAACTTTTTCTACTGGATTGCCATACATCGAACCTGCATGGGGAGAGGATGCTCATGGAGGCGAGATGGGAATTCAGGGCACTAGACCGGCGGAAGTTTTAAAATTATGGCTTGGATTGCGACAACTTGGGGAAAAAGGAATTGAACGGTTGCTTAAGGATTCAATTGATCGACGTAGATCTTTTCAGAAGCAGCTTGATGTATCAAAACTAAGTGTGATTACAGGACCGCTTCATTTGATTTCATGTACTCCGAAATCTTTTAACCAAAATCAATCAGCTAGATGGTCTAAAGAAACTCGACGGAGCTTATTAGATGAGAAATTTATGCTTTCTAGGCCTTTTCATAATGATCGTTATTACCTTAAAGCTGTTATGGGTAACCCACATACTCAGTTGACTCACCTTAGTAAATTGGCGAATTTGTTGAACCATTCTGTCGGGATTTAA
- a CDS encoding HlyD family efflux transporter periplasmic adaptor subunit, producing MKPKFLILIISPVLGFFLASLFSTFVERSKEATEIKSSEPLVIPLESVAALGQLSPLGEVRSLAAPISGFGGTPRVAELLIKEGDFVKKGQVLAIFDNKPQILADLSGVRARIKTLSIKIKLQTRQVARFKQAAKQGAASIVNLEDKEDELIKLEGQRLEALAELIGLEADLNDSQLKSPIDGVVLKISSRVGERPGEEGVVAVGANHSMEALIEVYESDINRVSVGQSVLLTSENGGFKGTLKGRVKRISPQVRQRKVLSTDPTGDADARIVEVRVTLEPKSAELVKSLTGMKVIARFKLS from the coding sequence ATGAAGCCAAAATTTCTAATATTAATTATTTCACCAGTTCTTGGATTTTTCTTAGCATCTTTGTTCTCTACATTTGTTGAGAGGTCAAAGGAGGCAACTGAAATTAAATCATCAGAACCTCTTGTCATACCTCTTGAGTCTGTAGCAGCTTTAGGTCAGTTGTCACCATTAGGGGAGGTAAGAAGTCTTGCGGCTCCGATTAGTGGCTTTGGAGGTACCCCGAGAGTTGCAGAGTTGTTAATCAAAGAAGGGGATTTCGTGAAGAAAGGACAAGTATTAGCGATTTTTGATAATAAGCCTCAAATCCTTGCTGATTTGTCTGGAGTTAGAGCAAGAATTAAGACTCTTAGCATAAAAATTAAATTGCAGACTAGACAAGTTGCTCGTTTCAAACAAGCAGCAAAACAGGGTGCCGCATCAATTGTAAATCTTGAAGATAAAGAGGATGAACTAATTAAACTTGAAGGCCAAAGACTGGAAGCACTTGCAGAACTTATAGGTCTAGAAGCTGACCTTAATGATAGTCAGCTCAAGAGTCCTATTGATGGAGTGGTTTTAAAAATTAGTTCTAGAGTGGGTGAACGCCCAGGAGAAGAAGGAGTAGTAGCAGTAGGTGCTAATCACTCTATGGAAGCTCTTATTGAAGTATATGAATCTGATATTAATAGGGTTTCAGTCGGTCAATCAGTTTTGTTGACTAGTGAGAACGGAGGTTTTAAAGGGACCCTTAAAGGCAGAGTTAAAAGAATTAGCCCACAGGTTAGACAAAGGAAAGTTTTATCTACCGATCCAACAGGAGATGCTGATGCAAGGATTGTGGAGGTACGTGTAACTTTAGAGCCAAAATCTGCAGAACTGGTTAAGTCACTTACTGGCATGAAAGTAATAGCCAGATTTAAGTTATCGTGA
- a CDS encoding NAD(P)H dehydrogenase assembly family protein encodes MHRSKLPKLAHNDYNFYHPALGKRQLLACMDLSIGDKVSLVVPLSYLKTADPKPMLRPPDLVSSEEIGEIVGFNAIDIARVRFRRGVFLIPTDHLSKICHDDLDQSD; translated from the coding sequence GTGCACCGCTCCAAATTGCCAAAGCTCGCACATAATGATTACAACTTTTACCATCCTGCATTAGGAAAGAGACAATTACTAGCTTGTATGGACCTATCTATTGGTGACAAAGTCTCTTTAGTCGTTCCTTTGTCCTATCTAAAGACCGCAGACCCTAAGCCAATGCTTAGGCCTCCTGACCTAGTTTCTTCAGAAGAGATAGGGGAAATTGTCGGATTTAATGCAATTGATATCGCGAGAGTAAGGTTTCGACGTGGAGTTTTTTTGATTCCTACTGACCATCTTTCTAAAATCTGCCACGATGATCTTGATCAGTCTGACTGA
- a CDS encoding GTP-binding protein → MNRQKLLIYSSGGLILLLLTGAVIGGFLRLINEVRYSLEYFLPYWLVGPVLFLAGCLLLALIIQVGWPWFQSFLNKISNQSINSKSQTLIPKNRHQAAKQSLKSIDRLLERLQDNVATEGLRQDRDRVEKELARGDLVVVIFGTGSSGKTSLIRAILNEVVGRVGAQMGSTKSSQIYRLRLKRLDRGLKLIDTPGILEAGKDGYSREKEARLRASSADLMVVVVDSDLRSAELEVIKSLTNLGKRLLIVLNKCDLRGEEEERRLLALLRRHCKGLVDSEDVIPCCASPQSVPIPGEQPWQPPAEINKLLRRLAKVLHDDGEELLADNILLQCRNLGDKGKKLLNSQRKQVARKCVDRYSWISSGVVVATPLPGADLLVTAAVNAQMVIEVARIYGVQLTKDRAQELTVSVGRTLAGLGIIKGGVSLIGSALSINLPSLLVGKAIQGIAAAWLTRIAGASFITYFQQDQDWGDGGIQEVVQHHYDLNKRDSSLQKFMELAVRRVIVPLRKNQQRQLPPRPGLREGEGASDHEHLKP, encoded by the coding sequence ATGAATCGCCAGAAATTACTAATTTATAGTTCTGGTGGACTTATCCTATTACTCCTCACAGGAGCAGTAATAGGAGGATTTCTACGATTAATTAATGAAGTTCGTTATTCTCTTGAATACTTCCTCCCCTATTGGTTAGTAGGGCCTGTATTATTTCTAGCCGGTTGCCTGCTATTGGCCCTAATAATTCAAGTAGGTTGGCCGTGGTTTCAGTCCTTTCTTAATAAAATATCGAATCAAAGTATAAACTCTAAAAGCCAAACATTAATTCCAAAGAATAGACATCAAGCAGCAAAGCAAAGTTTAAAGAGTATAGATCGATTATTAGAACGTTTACAGGACAATGTTGCAACTGAAGGTCTTAGGCAAGATAGAGACCGTGTCGAAAAAGAACTTGCAAGAGGAGATCTAGTAGTAGTTATTTTTGGAACTGGATCTAGTGGCAAGACATCTCTTATAAGAGCAATACTTAATGAAGTGGTTGGTAGAGTTGGAGCCCAGATGGGTTCAACAAAATCAAGTCAAATTTACCGGCTAAGACTTAAAAGGTTAGATAGAGGCCTAAAACTAATAGATACACCGGGAATTCTAGAAGCAGGCAAAGATGGATATAGCCGTGAGAAAGAAGCACGACTACGCGCAAGTAGTGCAGATCTTATGGTTGTCGTTGTAGATAGTGACTTGCGCTCAGCCGAGCTTGAAGTCATAAAAAGTCTGACTAACCTTGGGAAACGGCTATTAATCGTCTTAAACAAATGTGATCTACGCGGCGAAGAAGAAGAGCGAAGGCTTCTTGCTTTGTTAAGGCGACACTGTAAGGGTTTAGTTGATTCAGAAGATGTCATTCCATGTTGCGCTTCTCCACAGTCAGTTCCGATTCCAGGAGAACAACCATGGCAACCTCCGGCTGAGATAAATAAACTCTTACGTCGACTAGCGAAAGTCCTACATGATGATGGGGAGGAACTTCTAGCAGATAATATTCTGCTTCAATGTCGGAATCTTGGAGACAAAGGTAAAAAACTACTTAATAGTCAACGAAAACAAGTTGCCAGGAAGTGTGTAGACAGATACAGCTGGATAAGTAGTGGTGTTGTCGTCGCAACCCCTTTACCAGGAGCAGATCTTCTTGTAACAGCAGCAGTTAATGCACAAATGGTAATAGAGGTTGCTCGTATATATGGAGTACAACTAACTAAAGACCGGGCACAAGAGTTAACAGTTTCGGTAGGACGAACTTTGGCTGGGCTAGGAATAATAAAAGGGGGAGTATCCCTTATTGGCTCAGCACTCAGTATCAATCTACCTTCATTATTAGTAGGGAAAGCAATTCAAGGTATTGCTGCTGCATGGCTAACACGAATAGCAGGTGCAAGCTTTATCACCTACTTTCAACAAGATCAAGACTGGGGAGATGGTGGTATCCAAGAAGTTGTTCAACATCATTACGATCTGAACAAACGGGATTCATCTCTTCAAAAGTTTATGGAATTGGCAGTCCGTCGAGTAATTGTTCCTCTTAGAAAAAATCAACAAAGACAACTACCACCGCGCCCAGGGCTTCGGGAGGGGGAGGGAGCATCGGACCACGAGCATCTAAAACCGTAA
- the devC gene encoding ABC transporter permease DevC, with the protein MKLWHWKGRRIPLSWLLLSRQPLRLFVALAGICFAGILMFMQLGFRDGLFDASVTVHKLFDADLVLMSPRSMSSISMSGFPRRRLIQAMAHKDVIGTTPVNWNFLLWRNPETLSTRSILALGFEPGDPLLKNPEFASKAQPLKIRGRVLFDELSRDEFGPIPMWYRNGRIIETEVAGKRVRVAGLVSLGPSFGADGNLITSRETFMQLLPSSPPGSIEIGLIRLRPGSNSESVAKSISKSLPGDVKVLTRQAFIDFEKNYWRTSTSIGFIFTLGAAMGFVVGCVIVYQILYSDVSDHLPEYATLMAMGYKLKTLLGVVAREGILLAVMGYIPAYLSGQALYALVRNSTKLPVAMDPQRAFLVFLLILVMCMGSALVAMRRLADADPAEIF; encoded by the coding sequence GTGAAATTATGGCATTGGAAAGGTAGGAGGATTCCCCTCTCATGGTTGTTGCTTTCTAGGCAACCTTTGAGGCTATTTGTAGCTCTTGCTGGTATTTGTTTTGCTGGAATACTTATGTTTATGCAATTAGGCTTTCGTGATGGTTTGTTTGATGCAAGTGTCACTGTTCATAAATTATTTGACGCTGATTTGGTATTGATGAGTCCCCGTTCTATGAGTTCTATAAGCATGAGTGGTTTTCCAAGACGAAGGCTTATACAAGCTATGGCCCATAAGGATGTAATAGGAACCACACCTGTTAATTGGAATTTTCTTCTTTGGAGGAATCCTGAAACTCTTTCAACAAGGTCAATACTTGCATTGGGTTTTGAGCCAGGTGATCCGTTATTAAAAAACCCTGAATTTGCTTCAAAGGCTCAACCATTAAAAATTCGTGGAAGAGTGTTGTTTGATGAGCTTTCTAGAGACGAGTTTGGCCCTATCCCAATGTGGTACAGAAATGGGCGCATTATTGAAACAGAAGTAGCAGGGAAAAGAGTAAGAGTTGCAGGCTTAGTAAGTTTGGGACCATCTTTTGGTGCTGACGGGAATTTGATAACTAGTCGAGAAACTTTTATGCAATTATTACCATCATCTCCACCTGGGAGTATTGAAATTGGCCTTATTAGATTGAGGCCAGGGTCAAACTCAGAGTCTGTTGCTAAGTCAATAAGTAAAAGCTTGCCTGGAGATGTAAAAGTTCTGACTAGGCAGGCTTTTATTGATTTTGAAAAAAATTACTGGCGTACAAGTACCTCAATTGGCTTCATTTTTACTCTTGGTGCAGCTATGGGTTTTGTAGTTGGATGTGTGATTGTTTACCAGATTCTTTATAGCGATGTAAGTGACCATCTCCCAGAGTATGCAACTCTTATGGCTATGGGTTATAAATTAAAAACTTTGCTTGGGGTTGTTGCTCGAGAAGGGATTTTACTTGCTGTCATGGGTTATATACCTGCTTATTTGTCCGGTCAGGCTTTATATGCTTTAGTTCGAAATTCAACAAAATTACCTGTAGCAATGGATCCACAAAGGGCTTTTCTCGTTTTTTTATTGATATTGGTTATGTGCATGGGCTCTGCATTAGTAGCTATGCGACGTTTAGCAGATGCCGATCCAGCTGAGATATTTTAG
- the lspA gene encoding signal peptidase II, whose translation MRKILLKRKFIFLLSTLVIASDQLSKIIAIQVLKEKQYLILIPNLIQLRLVQNTGAAFSLFNKSTHILGFLSLSVSIGLIIWIWRSKSFLTFRGLGLSFLLGGCIGNGIDRWRVGYVNDFLELIPINFPIFNLADIVINLAVICFFIEELVKYKKKMPDQPS comes from the coding sequence ATGAGAAAAATTCTATTAAAAAGAAAATTTATTTTTCTTTTGAGCACTTTAGTTATTGCTTCTGATCAGTTAAGCAAAATCATAGCAATTCAAGTGCTTAAAGAAAAACAATATTTAATATTAATACCTAATCTAATCCAATTACGTTTAGTCCAAAATACAGGAGCAGCATTTAGTTTATTCAATAAATCTACACATATATTAGGTTTTTTAAGTCTTTCTGTGTCTATCGGATTAATTATATGGATATGGAGAAGCAAGTCATTTCTTACTTTTAGAGGATTAGGTTTATCTTTTCTTCTAGGTGGTTGCATTGGAAACGGAATAGATCGATGGAGAGTTGGATATGTGAATGATTTTCTTGAACTAATACCTATTAACTTCCCAATATTTAATTTAGCCGACATTGTCATTAATCTTGCTGTAATCTGCTTTTTTATTGAAGAGCTTGTTAAGTACAAAAAAAAGATGCCAGATCAACCATCTTAA
- a CDS encoding pitrilysin family protein, translated as MSPLDIALDPIQAPGILAAKVWIKGGSSLDPDDEKGAHQLLGSVISRGCGPYNNLELANLVEGCGAGLRCDTTEDGLLISLKCSDSDAQQLLPVIGWMITNPHLDSDQVELERELTLQALQRQKENPFQVAFDGWRHLAYGKGPYGHDPLGITNDVKTLKRQNLLPIAKRLVDENQVMAISGIFPNDLKERLYKIRPFNELLSKKKEISIQTSKEEQLTNYINKNNSTITLEAEPTGQVVLMLGQTTIGHGHEDDLGLRLLHCHLGSGMSSLLFRELREKHGVAYEVGVHHPTRERTAPFLLHVSTSEEKAELTLQLILEIWENLKQTSLSEESLVLARAKYRGQIAHGSQTVAQCAERKALLRAFRLGDNYDKESIKKIEEITSKDLQNIAHKYFNKPLLSLCGPKETIGKLANKWRY; from the coding sequence ATGAGCCCACTTGATATCGCTTTAGATCCAATTCAAGCTCCAGGGATCTTGGCAGCAAAAGTTTGGATTAAAGGAGGAAGCAGCTTAGATCCGGACGATGAAAAAGGAGCTCATCAATTACTAGGGTCTGTAATAAGTAGAGGTTGTGGTCCCTACAACAACTTAGAGCTAGCCAATCTTGTAGAAGGTTGTGGTGCAGGACTCCGTTGCGATACAACTGAAGATGGACTACTTATTAGCCTCAAGTGTTCCGATAGTGATGCTCAACAACTACTACCTGTTATTGGATGGATGATAACAAATCCACATCTTGATTCCGATCAGGTAGAACTAGAAAGGGAGTTAACGCTTCAAGCACTTCAAAGACAAAAAGAAAACCCCTTTCAAGTGGCTTTTGATGGATGGAGACATCTTGCCTATGGTAAAGGGCCCTATGGTCACGACCCTTTGGGTATAACAAACGATGTCAAAACACTTAAGCGTCAAAATCTCTTACCAATTGCTAAAAGGCTGGTTGATGAAAATCAAGTGATGGCTATTTCAGGGATTTTTCCCAATGATTTAAAAGAAAGACTATATAAAATAAGACCATTTAATGAATTGCTATCTAAGAAGAAAGAAATTTCAATTCAAACATCCAAAGAAGAGCAACTGACTAACTACATAAATAAAAATAATTCAACAATCACCTTAGAAGCAGAGCCCACTGGACAAGTCGTGTTAATGCTAGGGCAAACAACAATTGGTCATGGTCATGAAGATGACTTGGGTTTACGTCTACTCCATTGTCATTTAGGTTCAGGAATGTCTAGTTTACTTTTCCGAGAACTTAGAGAAAAGCACGGAGTTGCATATGAAGTAGGTGTACATCATCCAACACGTGAAAGAACAGCACCTTTTCTGCTACATGTATCAACCAGTGAAGAAAAAGCTGAATTAACCCTTCAACTTATTTTGGAAATCTGGGAGAATCTTAAACAAACATCACTTTCTGAAGAATCATTAGTATTAGCACGAGCAAAATATAGAGGTCAAATAGCTCATGGGTCTCAAACAGTAGCCCAATGTGCAGAAAGAAAAGCTCTATTAAGAGCATTCAGATTGGGAGATAATTACGATAAAGAAAGTATCAAAAAAATTGAAGAAATCACAAGTAAAGACCTTCAAAATATCGCTCATAAATATTTCAATAAGCCACTTCTAAGCTTGTGTGGCCCTAAAGAAACGATAGGAAAGCTAGCAAATAAATGGCGCTATTAA
- a CDS encoding pyridoxal-phosphate-dependent aminotransferase family protein — protein MVTLQTFFPVAEDHHKVFGQISVPTRLLLGPGPSNAHPDVLKALALPPVGHLDPFYVDLMSEVQELLRYAWQTDNRLTLPMSGTGSSAMEATIANTVEPGDKVLIANNGYFGSRLIDIAERYRADVVTIEKPWGEAFSLGEIEEAILLHKPTVLGIVHAETSTGVCQPMEGIGGLCKKHDCLLLLDTVTSLGGVPLFIDKWGVDLAYSCSQKGLSCPPGLGPFTISSRAEEKLNSRVGKVPNWYLDVSLLNKYWGSDRVYHHTAPVNMNFAMREALRLLSEEGLENSWTRHRTNAERLWDGLQSLGLELHVQKELRLPTLTTVRIPDGINGKAFTLHLLNNFGIEIGGGLGALAGKVWRIGLMGYNSTSENVDKLLNLFDTELSSF, from the coding sequence TTGGTGACTCTCCAAACCTTTTTCCCTGTTGCTGAAGACCACCACAAAGTTTTTGGACAAATATCCGTCCCCACAAGGCTTTTGCTTGGGCCTGGTCCATCTAATGCACATCCGGATGTTCTAAAAGCACTAGCTCTACCACCTGTTGGGCATTTGGATCCTTTTTATGTTGATTTAATGAGTGAAGTTCAAGAGTTGCTTCGCTATGCCTGGCAAACGGATAACCGCTTAACTCTTCCAATGAGTGGTACTGGGAGTTCAGCTATGGAAGCAACAATAGCTAATACTGTTGAGCCAGGGGACAAGGTTTTAATAGCAAATAATGGATATTTTGGAAGTCGCTTAATTGATATAGCAGAAAGATATCGAGCCGATGTTGTGACTATAGAAAAGCCTTGGGGTGAAGCATTCTCACTAGGTGAAATTGAAGAAGCAATATTGCTCCATAAACCTACGGTTTTGGGAATAGTTCATGCAGAAACGTCAACAGGTGTCTGTCAACCAATGGAAGGGATTGGTGGCCTTTGTAAAAAACATGATTGCCTTTTGCTTTTAGACACAGTCACTTCACTTGGAGGAGTACCTCTATTTATAGATAAATGGGGGGTAGATCTTGCTTATAGTTGTAGTCAAAAGGGATTAAGTTGTCCTCCTGGACTTGGTCCTTTTACAATTAGCTCTAGGGCAGAAGAAAAACTCAATTCACGAGTAGGCAAAGTGCCTAACTGGTATTTAGATGTATCTCTTTTGAATAAATACTGGGGTAGTGACCGCGTCTATCACCACACAGCGCCAGTAAATATGAATTTTGCGATGAGAGAAGCACTACGGCTTCTTTCTGAAGAGGGTTTAGAAAACTCTTGGACACGTCATAGAACTAATGCTGAACGCCTATGGGACGGGCTTCAGAGCCTTGGGTTAGAACTTCATGTCCAAAAAGAGTTACGGTTGCCTACATTGACGACTGTTCGCATCCCTGATGGAATAAATGGGAAAGCCTTTACTCTTCATTTGTTAAATAATTTTGGTATAGAAATAGGAGGAGGTTTGGGGGCTTTGGCTGGGAAGGTATGGAGAATTGGCCTAATGGGTTACAACTCTACGTCTGAAAATGTAGATAAGTTACTTAATCTTTTTGATACAGAATTGTCTAGTTTTTAA